The Halobacterium hubeiense genome contains the following window.
GCCCGGCGTCGGCGTGGACGCCGACCGGCTCTAAGGCAGAGAATACAGTACGGCGCGGCTACCAGGTCAGTCCGTCGTACGTGATGCCGTCGCGGCGTTCGACGATGCGCCGGCCGTCGACGACCACGGGTTCAGCCATCGCATCGAATTCCTCGTCGAGTGCGGCGAACTCGTCCCAGTCCGTGACGAACACGGCGCCGGATGCGCCGTCGAGTGCTGCTCGCGCGCTGTCCGTATACTCGACGTCGGGGCGTTTCTCGGCCATTTTCTCGGTCGCGACCGGGTCGTACGCGACGACGTCGGCGCCACGGTCGTGGAGGCCGTCGATGACCGGAATCGCGCGCGTCCCACGGATGTCGTCGGTGCCAGGCTTGAACGAAAGGCCGAGCACGGCGACGCGCTCGCCGTCGACGTCGACGTGGTCGTCGAGCAGCGAGAGGAGGCGTTCGGGCTGGCGGTCGTTGACCTCGACGGCGGCTTCGAGGACCGCGGGGTCGTAGCCTTCGTCCTTGGCCGCAGAGATAATTGCAGCCGTATCTTTGGGAAAACAACTTCCGCCCCACCCCACTCCAGAACGGAGGAACTGGCCGCTGATGCGGTCGTCGTGTGCGATGGCGTCAGCGACCTTGTAGGCGTCGACGCCGAACTCCTTGCAGATGTTCCCGATGTCGTTGATGAGGCTGACTTTCGCCGCGAGGAAGCCGTTGTTCGCGTACTTGATCATCTCGGCCTCGCGCAGCCCCGTCTCGACGACCGCTGGATCGCCGTCGGCAGCATCGACGAGCGGCTCGTAGACGTCGTGGAGCACGTCGTAGGCCGCCTCGTCGGTCGCGCCGTAAACGACCTTATCCGGATGCAGGAAGTCCTCGACGGCCGTCCCCATGCGGAGGAATTCGGGATTCATCGCGAGCGTCGCGCCGTCGAACCCGCCGCGTTCGAGCGCCGGCGCGACGACGTCCTCAGTCGTGCCGGGGACAACCGTGCTCTTCACGACGACGACGTGGTCGTCCTTGCCCGCGAGCGCTTCGCCAAGTGACTCGGCGCCCGCCTGCATAATCGAGGTGTCGATGCGGCCATCCTCTTCAGAGGGCGTCGGCAACGCGAGAAACGTCACGTCCGTCTCGCGCACCGCATCGTAGTCCGTCGTCGCTCGTAGTTGGTCGCCCGCGTGCTCGGCGATGCGTTCCTCGAGCCCGGGCTCGTGAATCGGCGCGCGCCCGTCGTTGATGGTGTCGACGATGTCCTCGTCGACGTCCACGTTCACGACGGAGTGCCCGAGGTCCGCGAAACACGCCGCGACAGTCGTGCCGACGTAGCCGCTGCCGACGATGCTGACGTTCACGTTGAGTCCACCTTGCCAGCCCATACGCGAGGGTCGTATTAATGCCGTTCGTCCCGGACAGCAGCGGCTCGTTTACGCCGTCCCCTCGAACATCGCGTCCGCGGACGTCTTCTCGCGGTTGAACGACGTCACCGTCGCGCGAATCACGTCCCCCTCCGAGACTGCGTCGGGGACGTCCTCGGTGAACAGCACGAACCCCTCGACTTTGCCGACGGCAACGCGTTCGCCGGAGTGATGGTCGGTGAACTCCGTGATTCCAAACTCGTAGGTCTCCCCAAGTTCGACCGGCGGGTCGCGTTCCTGCGCAGCCTCGTGGGCGCGCTTTGACTCGCTGCTGCCCGAGGACAGCCGTCGCCAGAGCAGCAGTGTAGCGAGTACGACGATAGCTGCGCCGACGCCGGCGGCGACCAGCACATAGTCCATGCCGTACGCCTCGCAGTCGAGGGCCTACAATCCGTCGAATATGGGCGTGCCAGCCATTGGTTCGTACGGCGTAGGTGTTCCGGCGGGAACCGTGGCCGGACCCTGTTTTTTGTGAGTGGTCGCCGTACGTGGGTGTATGCCGATGAAAGCCACCGGGACTGCGACCGGGTACGCGGAGATCGACCGCTTCGACGACGGCGTCGGGTGGATCGCCCACCCTAATGAGGAGATGCGACGGGCGAGTCATGCGTTGCGTGTGCCCGCGGGTGAGCCGGGCACCGACGACGCGAGCGGCGGAGCCGGGAGCACCGACGACGGCGATGTCTGGATAATTGATCCCGTGGGCGCCGACGGCGTTGACGACCTGTTCGCGGAGTTCGGCGACGTCCGCGGCGTGGTCGTGCTGATGGACCGCCACGGCCGGGACGCCGCAGCGGTCGCACAGCGCCACGACGTGCCGATTTTCGTGCCGTCGTTCGTGGACCCCGGCATCGACGCCCGCACTCAGCCCGTGACCGACCGCCTGCCGGGCACCGACTTCGAGGTCGTGCGGACCGTCGACTGGCCGGGCTGGGACGAGGCCGCGCTCTTCGACGGCGAGACGCTCGTCGTCGGCGACGCCGTCGGCACGGCCACATACTTCACGACCGGCGACGAGCGCGTCGGCGTCCACCCGATGCTGCGCGTGAAGCCGCCGCGCGCGCTCGAAGGGCTCCGGCCGGAGCGCATCCTCGTCGGCCACGGGGAGGGCGTGATGCGCGACGCAACGAGTGCGCTGGAGTACGCGCTCGACGGCGCGCGGCGCCGCGCGCCGAAGGCGTGGCTGGACGCCGTGCGGTCGATGGTGTAGGGTCACGCTGTTACTCAGGTTCGGGGCGATTGGGTGGGTCGCGTCGAGCTTAACCAACACTCGCCCGCTATCGCCCGCCACTGTTGGTTAAGGCCGAGACTGGGGGACGTGTCGAACCCTCGCTTGAGAGCGCCCCAGTGCTCGAACGTTTTGGAGGACGCGCTGGCGTTCGCTCGTGGCGTGACGCTACAGGCTACCAACCGATGACGTAGTCGTGGTGACTGTCTACGAGGGCGTTCGCCGTAATCCGAGTGCCGATACACCTATTCATTTGCAGTTACAATATAGTTACAACGATGGCTGTCCGCTTCGACGACTACGACCCAGACGACGGTCGAATCGACGTCTCGGACGGGACGAACGCCCACACCATCCTCTCGTTTCTCGCCGAGAATCCTGACCTCGGGTTCACGCCCAAGGAAATCCACGAGCAGACTGGTGTGCCCCGCGGGAGCGTCGGGAGCACGCTCGCTCGCCTCGAGGAGCATGGCCTCGTCCGACACAAAGGTGATTACTGGGCAGTCGCCGAAGACGACCGCCTCGGCTCGATCGTCGCGATGAACCACTCGTTCGACGCGTTCGCAGCGTACACCGACCGATACGCGGACAACGACGACTGGGCTGCGGACCTCCCCGACCTCGACGAGAACCACGACGTGGACACGGAGGCCTAGCTTGTGGCGTACGCACAGGGCGCAATCGTTGTCGGGGCCGACCCTTTCGGCGGGAGTCAACAGCGCCCGTATCTCGTGCTCTCGAACACGACGCATCCGTTCCACGGCACCGAGTATCTCGCTGCGCTCGTGACGACCACCGAGCGAGCGCAGGCAGTTCCGCTGGCTGGCGCGTACGCCGAAGGCCAACTCCCCTACGAGTCCTACGTCAACCCCGGGAATATTCTCACACTGAAGGAGACTGCCATCGAGAAGCGCGTCGCCCAAGCCACCGTAGACGTTGTCGCATCAACCATCGACGAACTCACTGCGTACGTCGCGCCCGAATCGACACTGTAGTCGTTCAAGGTGCGACATCGGGACTGTGCCTGCAGAGATTCGACGGTGACCGTGCACTGAAGCCACGCACATCCCGACAGATCGCTGCGCCGGATTCGACCAAGGACACCTACAGAGGCTCTCAGTCCGCAACAACCCCATCCGAAGCGTCTGTAGCACAGGCGCAGCCAGACGCTGGAGAAGTACTCTCGAAGCACGACTGGCACACGGATTTAGGCGCGTGAGCCAGAGCTAGCACTCGCTGGGACCCGACACACCGAGCGATCGTGGCGGTTCGTGGTACAGACCCGTGCTGTCACGTGGTTTTCGCAACCGGGATCGGCGAATCGTCCTCACCCGTGCGTCAGTGGGTGATTGTACTAGGTGGCCGCCGTCTGGTGGTTCGCAGCGACTGCAGTGGTCGTCGTCCGTTCGACAGCCGGAATTCGTTGTAAATATTTCCAACACTAGCGTCGTCTATGCTCGCTTTTGCCGATGTACACACTGCTTCACTCTGGCGAATCGGCGAGTCGGCGAAACATTCCACGATAGCTAATATGTTCTCAGACGGAGATTCCTAATCGTACGTTGCAGCGGCTGTCACCCAGGATTAGTGTGGTCGTGCTGACTGCCCGTCCTCGTTGGCGGCCTTGCGTATCGCGTCGCTCGCTACGAACAGTGACAACCCCGGTTCTTGCGGACGATTCGTTCTCTGTAGTTCGGTGTCGGTCTGGACGCGAAGCGTCGACCTGCAACGCCCGTCCGTTCTCGCCAACCGAGCGCGACTGCTCGTCGCGGAGGCGGTCGATGGTGTGCAGTCGCGGTCGCCACCTATTCGACGCGTGAGGACCAAACGTGGCTATGGACGTACTCGTTGCTGGTTCGCACGGCCAGGTTGGACAGCATCTCACGGAACGGCTCGCGGATGGCGAGCACCGCGTCTACGGGATGGTCCGGGACGAAGCCCAGACCGACGACATCGCGGCGCTCGGTGCCGAGCCAGTCGTCGCAGACCTAACGGAGTCAGTCGCGCACGCCGTCGATGGCTGCGACGCCGTCGTGTTCGCCGCCGGGTCGGGCGGTGAAGCGGTCGAAGCCGTTGACCGCGACGGCGCGATTCGGCTCGTCGACGCCGCCGCGGACGCGGGTGTCGAGCGCTTCGTGATGTTGAGTTCGATGTTCGCCGACCAGCCTGCGGCCGCGCCGGAGCCGCTGCGCGACTACCTGCGCGCGAAGGGCGCAGCCGACCGATACCTCCGCGAGAGCGACCTGACGTACACCGTGGTCCGCCCCGGCGAACTCACGACCGAGCCGGCGACGGGCCGGATTCGCACGGCCGCCGACCTCTCGCAGACAGACGGCGACGTGCCCCGCGAAGACGTCGCGCACACCCTCGCAGCGACGCTCACCACCGAGGCGACGTACGGCGAAACCTTCGAGGTGCTGTCCGGGGACGAACCGGTCGAAGCGGCGCTGACCGACCCGTTACGCGAGTGACGACGGTGCCCGCTCAGTCCTCGCGCAGCCGGTCGATGCGCTGGCGCTGCTCGCGGTGCAGCGAGACCATAATATCGGAGACCACGCCGAACATCACCAGCTGGACGCCCAGCAGGAGGAGGACGCCGGCGACCATCGTGAGCGCTTCGTGGGAGATGTTCTTCACGAACCAGTCGTAGCCGACGTAGCCCGCGAGCGCGACGCCGGCGGTGCCGAAGACGGCGCCGACGCTCCCGAAGTAGAACAGGGGGTTGGAGGTCTTCGCAAGGCTGTACAGCGTGAAAATGATTCTGCCGCCGTCCGAGATCGGGTGGAGGTTCGTCTCCGAGCCCTCGGGTCGAGCGCGGTACGTCGTCGGCACCACCTCGACGGGAATGTTGTGGCGCGCGCATTCGACGGCCATCTCCGTCTCGATGCCGAACCCCTCCGCGGAGAGGAACATCTGCTCGAACGACTCGCGGGTGAATGCACGGTACCCCGAGAGGATGTCCCCATACTCTTCGCCGTGAATGCGGTGGAACGCCCGGTTGATGAGACGGTTGCCAAACTGGTTGAGTTTCGTCATCGCGCCCGGCTGCATGTCCGCCGTGCGGTCGCCGACGACGTGGTCGGCGCGTCCCTCGACGAGCGGGTCGAGGAGGCGCGGCGCTTGCTCTGGTGGGTTCGTGGCGTCGCCGTCGAGCAAGAGGACGTACGTCTCGTCGATGTGTTCGACGCCCTCACGGACTGCTTGTCCTTTGCCGGAGCCGGTTTGTTCGATGACGTCCGCGTCGTGCTCGCGTGCGATCCTTTGGGTATCGTCCTCGGAGTGGCCGTCGACGACGAGAACGTGGCCGATGCCGACGTCGTAGAGCCCGTCCACGACGCTGCCGATGGTCGTCGCCTCGTTCCGCGTCGGAACGAGCGCGCACACGTCCTCGTAGTCGGTCATTACCGGGAGTGGTTGGTCGGAGCGCAAAAACGTATTCCTTTCAAATATTGGCGGAGGGGTTTTACCCCGACGTATGCTACTCCAACATATGAACACACTCGCAGTGGCCGCGCTCGCGCTTCTCGCGGTGACGGCCGCACCCTACGTCGGCTATCTCGCGCTCTACGCGTGGGTTCGGCCGTCAGGGTCGCCGGCGGACAAGCGGGAGTCCGAACCCTCGGTCAGCATTGTCCTCCCGACGTACAACGAGGAGAAAATCGTCGAGACGAAACTCAACGACATCCTCGAACTCGACTATCCAATGGAGAAAGTGGAGTTGGTGGTCGTCGACTCCTCGACGGACGACACGCAAGACATCATCCGCGAGTACTTCGCGGAGTTGGACGCCCCGGAGCTCGTGTTGCTCGAAGAGGACGAGCGCCGCGGGCTCGCCCCCGCACTCAACGACGCCTACGCGGCGGCGTCGAATGAGATGGTCGTGAAGACGGACTGCGACTCAAAACTCCCGCCAAATGTTCTCAGGGAGGCTGCTGCGAATCTCGCCGACGATGATATTGCGGCGGTGACTGGTCGGAACGTCGAAGTCCTGGGTGGCAGCGAGGTGGAGTCGGGCTATCGCGGCGTGCAGTCACATATCCAGCAGTTGGAGTCGCACCTCGACTCGACGCTCATCTTCCACGGGCCGTTCTCCGCGTTCGAGAACGACGCCATCCTCCCTATCGACCCGAATTCGCTGGCCGATGACACGGAGCTTGCGTTGAAGATTCGCCGGCAAGGTGGCCGCGTCATCTTCGACCCCGCCGTGCAATACATGGAAGCCAGCTTCTCGGACTTCGTGAAGCGCCGCAAACAGAAAGACCGCCGTGGGATGGGCTTGATTCGGTTGTTAGTGCAGCACCGGGACGCGCTCGGGAAGTACGGGAAGTACGGCAAGGTCGTGTTGCCGTTCAACTGGTGGTTCATGATCGTCTCCCCGTGGCTGCTGGCCGCAACGCTCGTCGTCGGGACTGGTGCAGCCTTCTCGCTGTTCGGTGTGGGTGGGCTGGTGTTGCCCGCCGCCATCGCGGCGTTCGCGTACCTCGGGCAGAAAGACGTACTCGGGCCGGCGCAGGCGCTGTACTCGATTTTCGACACGCAGGTGTCGCTGGTGCGGGCAAGCGTGGAGTTGCTGCGCGGGAGGGGTGACGGCACGTGGGAAGTTGACGCGGAACTGCGCGAGGCGTTCGAATGAAAAACGATAATCACGCAGGGCGGAGGACGGGACGATAATGGCTGACGACGTCGAGGAGCCGGACGTCTCTGTCGCGATTCTCCATGACCGATTCCCCGGAATCGGTGGTGGGGAGAAGTTCGCTATCGAGGCGGCACGCGTACTTGACGCCCCGATATACACGATGTACGTCTATCCGGAAACGGACATCCCGGATGATATTGAAGTTATCCCGATACGCCAGGACAAGTACACTGGGTTCCTCTCCCGGCGGATTCTCGGATGGAAAAACGAGGGCTCGAATCCACTCGAAACGTTGAGCGTCGCGATGGACATGACGGACGCACACTCAGACCTCGTCGATTATGACGTGATTCTTTCGAGTGCGCCGCTCAGCAAGAACTACGTCCCAACGACGGACCAGCGCGTCGTGCACTATCCACACAGTCCACCTCGCTGGCTGTACGACCTCTTTCGGGACCGGATGGAGTCGTTCGATTATCCTGGGATTCGGTTCGTGTTGAAGGCGTACGCGAAGTGGTGGCGTGCTCTCGACAAGGAGGCCAACGACTACGTCGACACGTTCGTCGCTAACAGCGAGCTGATTCGGGACCGAATTCGTCGATTCTACGACGAGGATGCGGAGGTCGTGTATCCCCCGATTACGGGCGATTGGCGGAACGAAGGCGACAACGGATACTTCATCACGTGGTCGCGGCTCGCACCCGAGAAGCGTATCGACTTGATCGTCGAGGCGTTTACCGAGTTAGACGAACGGCTTATTGTGGCCGGCGACGGAGAGCAACGCGAGAAGCTAGAAGAGATGGCGCGAGGTCACGACAACATCGAGATTCGAGGATACGTCGACGACATCGAGTCCCTCGTAGCGAGCGCGACGGCGGTCATCTACGCCCCGAAGCAGGAGGACTTCGGGATGGTTGGTGCGGAGGCGATGATGGCCGGGAAACCGTTGCTCGGGGTTGATGAGGGGTTCACGGCCTATCAGGTTGAAGAAAACGTGACAGGTTTGCTGTTTGAGCCCACTGTGGGATCGATTCGTGAGACTGTTCGGTCGTTCGAAGCTACAGAATACGATGCAGGTAAGATTCAGGACGAAGGTAATCGATACCAGTACAGTGAGTTTGAGGCGGGGATTCGTCACGCTGTCCGCTGTGGGGACTGACCTCTGTCCCCGGTCAATTATTGGCGCTCTCTACGATTGGCTGTAAGATCGAGCGAACCGTATGCCGGAACTGAGAGCTGATAGCCGTCAAGGAGATGAAGTAGGTGACGACACCTAGACTCACAACCACGAGGAGTGCAACGACGCTTCGTGAGGCAACGACGTGTTCCGCACCCGTCACAACAGCGAACATGGTCAATGCAGCGATGACTTGATGTAGGAGCGGCCTTGGATAAAGCTCCACGCCTTGGGTCGAGTCCCGAACGACGGACGCACTCATCGCGAAACGGAGAGATTCGGCGGCGATCGTTGCGATGACCGCCCCGAGCGTTCCAATTTCTACCACCAAGAGGAATCCGAGGAGCAGGTTCAGACTCAGTGTCACTGCATCGATTCGAAACACCTTGTCTGGGCGGTCCATACCGAATAGAGTCTGCCGATAGATCGAGCTCTGTGACCGGACAACTTGATACAGGGCTAACCCAACGAGCAAGGTTGCCGCCGACCGGAAAGCCGGTTCGTATACGGTGATGATGAGCCATTCAGGGATTGCCAGCGCGCCGAAAAAGATCGGAAGGGATAGTAAACTCCCGAACGAGAGTGTGTTCGTTAGCTCTCTGCTGAAGGACTCGGAACGACTGTGTAGATTACTTATCTCGCTCATGAGTCCGGAGCTTGCGACTTGTGAGAGGAATATCGCTGGAACCGTTAGTTTCAGTGCCGCCTGATAGTAGCCGACTGCGTTCTGCGTGACGAGGAACCCGATTAGAATCATGTCGTACTCGCTGTAGACCTTCCCGATAAACGATGTAGGGACCATGTACTTTGTGTACTCCCAGAGTGACTGAATCGTCTCCCTTGATGGGATCGACGGCTTGACGCGGAGCGCGTGCTGCGTCAGCGGCAAGCACAGTAGTGTCGCTCCGACAGTACCGTAGATGACGCCTGATGCTCCGAACCCAAGCAGAATTAGGGAGAGCTGTAAGCCGAGTGTAAGAACTGATCGAACCGTATCAATCCATATTTGTCGGCTAAGAAGCCCACGAGCCGCCAGTAATGTCTGGTATGGAGAAAACAGCACCAGCGCAGACATCAGTCCAATCAGGAGCCACGCTGCGTTTTCGAGGCCAGTGTAGGTGACGAGGTGACGTTCGACCGCGAGCGCCGCAATCGCAGTCGTCGCGATGACGGCGATATTGAACAGTCCGACAGCGCCCACAATTTCCCGGTTGTCGATGTCTGCTTCCGCGAACCGGCGTTTGGCCGCCCCCTCATATCCAGTTATTTGTTTCAACACCCCTACTACCGAGATAAGGAGGTAGACCCCGCCGAAGTCAGTCGGGCCGAGTACCCGCGCGAAGACAATAATTCCGACGAACCCCAGTATCGCCTGAATAAACTTGGCGGTGGCAGCCTTAGTGACCTCGAACCCAAAATTCTCGTATAATTTCTCTGCCATCGTTAGGTAATGTGGGCGTTCACCGCCTCATGCCCGATATCCCAACGCTTCGAGGTTTTCATCGACTGAGGATCCCTCCGGATGGTCTGTCGCTGTGACACCCGCGTCGACAATCGATTTCCGTTCGTTGCCTTCAATTACAGCCCATGGGACATCCACCAGCGATGGTATACGGACCCCCCCGGGGTGCCCATACACGCGCATCGGGAGGACTGGTGCTCGCTCACCGAGGGCATTTCCATGGTCACTGGTAACAACCGTCCGCCCTGGGATGTGTTTGAGGAGTGTTTCCAGTTCTTCGAGTACGAGACGCAGATTGTCCGCGTACAGTGACCATATTTCCTCGCGTGTAGCCTCACCTCGTGCGAGCGCCTTCCATGGGTTCCGTTTGGTCGCCGCGTCGAAGGGGCTGTCCGCTCCGAGAAATGGCCGGTGTGGTTGCAGGTAGTGAACGAGTAGTCGTTTGTCAGGATGTCGTTCCGCCGCGTCGAGGGCTCGCGACGTCATCTCTTCGGGGGTCACAACGTTGTCGACTTCATCCCAGACTTCCACCATCTCGTGGAACGTGTCGTCCACCACCTGTGAAACCCACCCGTTCGACGAGAGATACACCGTGTCGCCTAGTTCGCGGCCGGCGAAGTTTTCGCGTGCCCACTCCGGAGTTTTACTTCCCAGACTCGTGACACGGTTGTATTCGTCGAACCGATTCAAGTCCGCAACCTCCTCGAATAGGTCGGCGCGGCACCCATCAAGGACGATTAGGTTGTCCCAGTCCTCCTCCATCAGCCGAATTGACCCCCGCTTTGTCGGATACAGATTCGTGTGAAACGGGCCTAGGACGTGGTTCGCGAGGCGGTGTCGCCACCAGAAGCTGTCGTCATAGTTCTCCCGGATCTCGTCGTATGCGTACGAAAGTTTCTCGATCATCACTTGTATCCAAGGTCCTGCAAGTCCTCTTTGAGGGCGTCAGTTCGGTACACTGTATCGGGGTCGAAACGATTCCATCGTCTAGTGAGTTCTCCCCGGGCCGAAACGTTGTTAGCGTCGATGCAGTCTCCGTTGAGCGTACGGAAATCTGTGCCATTATAGAGATACTCCTCGTCCATGACAGCCTTCTCTTCACCGTATGTCGCGTAGGCGTGCGTCCGGTTGAACTCCCCCTTCCCGAACGGTTCGCCCAGCATTATGGACCCGATGTCGATGTGCGAGACGACCGTCCCGCTGTCCCAGTTCACGTTCCGCGTTCCGAACGGGACCCTGAGTAATTCTGGTGCCATCACCCCCGGATGACCCCACGACGGCTCATAGTCCTCGCCCAGCAACTCACCGTGGTCAGCGGTGAAAACGACCTCCGTGTCCGACGACAGGCTGTCCCACAGGTCCGAGAGTGTGGCGTCGAGTTCTCGAATCTCTTGTTCGTACGCCCTCCCGACGAGTGTCTCATCCTCTTTTGACCCATTTCCGTTTAGCACCCGTCGGCTAGCGTTCTGAGCTTCGACCCGCCCCATCTCCCCGTCATCAGGCTCATAAGGATGATGTGGTTCCATGAGGTGAATCCATCCCAGCCACTCGTCACGTCCCTCAATTTGTGTCAGCAGCGTTTCGATGACGTCCTCGGCGGGGCGGAATGTCCGCCCGACATCTTTGAACTGGTTTCGAACGCTCTGGAGCGCGTTCCAGCCGGTCGAGAGCAGTCGATGGTGGATCGTCCCCGGCGTGACAGCCTTCTCGACTCGCTGCTTGAGGCCCATGTCGCCCGGGTTCGGGGCTTCGAAGTAGTCGAAGGCGTGACCATATCCGTACCGCTCCGAGAGCAGGTGGTTCGTGGAGATGCCGACAGTGTAGCCATCGAACTCGGCGGCGAATTCGGCCATCTCGTCAATACCGCCCGGAGTGGGGTACTGTCCTGTGAGAATCCCGGGGAAGCTTCCCGGAGTCGCGGTGCTGACCGCGAACGCCGTCTCGTGAGAAGCATCGAGATAATCCTGTGTCGCTGGCATCAGGTGGTACTTATCGTACCGGAGGGAGTCCACCGTTACCAGCAGCTTCCCAGACATGGCGACAACTTCCTCTTCGAGGATTATAAGTGCGGCTTTTCAGGTGGGAACCGGGCCAGTGATCCGATGACATAATAATCGCAGATTCACATTCCATTCGTCCAGTGGAGCGAAACTAGTTATATTGAGGGACACCTCCTCAAAGGTACCATCTAAACATTAAAGGGGATGCCTCGCCTATTATTTTCTAATTTCAGTGATGTTTAGGAATCTTTTCCAGCCAGTATACGACCAATTTCGGACAGTGTTACCGCGGAAGCAGAGCACCTGTAATGGCGTCAAGACTCGACGCGCCTACTTATTCGACCGGACAACGAAGTGGCCGGACTACGAGGAGGAACTTCTCGCGACGCTGCGAACGCACGTTACCCCAGATGACTCCGTTGTTATCGTCGGTGGAGGCTGGGGCGTTTCAGCAGTTACCGCCGCAGAACGAGGCGCCACGGTGACGGTTTATGAACCGAGCAATGAGCAGGTAGAGCGGGTCAAGGAAACAGCGGACCTCAACGACGTGGTTGAGTCGGTCACGGTTCAGCACGCAAAAGTCGGTGAAACCGGCGAGGTGTGGGGAAAAAGCTCGGCGTCCGTCGTATCACCAAGCGACCTACCGGAATGTGACCTTCTCGAACTCGACTGTGAGGGGGCGGAGTTGGAAATACTCCGTGCGATAACGGTTACGCCGGATGTCATCGCCGTCGAGTGTCATCCAAGCCACGGTGTGTCTGAGGACGATGTACGAGCCGTGATGACTGACCTCGGCTACGAAATCACGAATAGGGCTCACGAGAGCCAGTCGGACAGCGTTGTCATACTCACTGGGGAGTTGCATTCGGGCTCCTAGATGGGATCCCAAGTCTCGTCAATCGACCATCGCAGTCTCAGATATGTTCTGTGTGAAAATTGTCTCTAAGAAGATAGAGGTATTTGTTACGATGACTTGAGACGATTAACGATACGAACTTCGCATTTCGTCACGGCTCCCCTTCAGAACACGCGACTCGAAGATACCTACTATTATTTTCGGTTTCAGATTGCTGAAGACGAGCTGGTCTCTATCCCAGTTCCGAACGTCGCGTCGATCTGACGGCCCCGTCAAATCCCAATCCTACACCTGAATACGGCGTGGTGACGAGTATGAACCGAATCTCGTCTCGAAATTGGAAACTGGTTTGAGTGAAATTAACGATTTTATGAGATTGAGGATCGATTCGGATTTTTATCAAATACTCGGATCTGGTTGGCGCTCAGCCAGAGTATATCCGCTCATGCGAGGTGAACTAATGTCGCTACTATCTGTTACAGGAGAACCTTAGTCACGGGGGCAAGTCGTCCATTCCTGTGTAGATTCGTCGACCGGTGGTGATTAGCGAGTGTCAACAGATATACGGACCGTCACAAGTCACCCCACAGTCGTTAAAATCAATGCCAAGGGCGCAGAGAATGACGTTCTTTAGGGGTTGATAACGATAAGAGAATTCCCCGAAACTTTACGTCGAAATCCATCCGCAACTACTGGCTCAGTTCGGACGTACCGATGAAACT
Protein-coding sequences here:
- a CDS encoding lipopolysaccharide biosynthesis protein; the protein is MAEKLYENFGFEVTKAATAKFIQAILGFVGIIVFARVLGPTDFGGVYLLISVVGVLKQITGYEGAAKRRFAEADIDNREIVGAVGLFNIAVIATTAIAALAVERHLVTYTGLENAAWLLIGLMSALVLFSPYQTLLAARGLLSRQIWIDTVRSVLTLGLQLSLILLGFGASGVIYGTVGATLLCLPLTQHALRVKPSIPSRETIQSLWEYTKYMVPTSFIGKVYSEYDMILIGFLVTQNAVGYYQAALKLTVPAIFLSQVASSGLMSEISNLHSRSESFSRELTNTLSFGSLLSLPIFFGALAIPEWLIITVYEPAFRSAATLLVGLALYQVVRSQSSIYRQTLFGMDRPDKVFRIDAVTLSLNLLLGFLLVVEIGTLGAVIATIAAESLRFAMSASVVRDSTQGVELYPRPLLHQVIAALTMFAVVTGAEHVVASRSVVALLVVVSLGVVTYFISLTAISSQFRHTVRSILQPIVESANN
- a CDS encoding sulfatase-like hydrolase/transferase, which codes for MSGKLLVTVDSLRYDKYHLMPATQDYLDASHETAFAVSTATPGSFPGILTGQYPTPGGIDEMAEFAAEFDGYTVGISTNHLLSERYGYGHAFDYFEAPNPGDMGLKQRVEKAVTPGTIHHRLLSTGWNALQSVRNQFKDVGRTFRPAEDVIETLLTQIEGRDEWLGWIHLMEPHHPYEPDDGEMGRVEAQNASRRVLNGNGSKEDETLVGRAYEQEIRELDATLSDLWDSLSSDTEVVFTADHGELLGEDYEPSWGHPGVMAPELLRVPFGTRNVNWDSGTVVSHIDIGSIMLGEPFGKGEFNRTHAYATYGEEKAVMDEEYLYNGTDFRTLNGDCIDANNVSARGELTRRWNRFDPDTVYRTDALKEDLQDLGYK
- a CDS encoding FkbM family methyltransferase; protein product: MLPRKQSTCNGVKTRRAYLFDRTTKWPDYEEELLATLRTHVTPDDSVVIVGGGWGVSAVTAAERGATVTVYEPSNEQVERVKETADLNDVVESVTVQHAKVGETGEVWGKSSASVVSPSDLPECDLLELDCEGAELEILRAITVTPDVIAVECHPSHGVSEDDVRAVMTDLGYEITNRAHESQSDSVVILTGELHSGS